Sequence from the Aspergillus nidulans FGSC A4 chromosome III genome:
TCCTTCCGATATGACTTCGAGGAATTAATGGATTATCTCCAAAGTTTCTCACTCGTGACAAAATGGGAGAATCACATCTGTGTGGCTTTCTGCAGATTACCCTTTCAGGACAGGAGAACGATAATATGTAAAGCCCCTTCGTAATCTCCAATGGCATTCCTCAAACATAACATACTGATGGTGTGGCTGTTCGTCCCAGACAACTCATTACTTAACACTTCAGTAAAGGGCTACAATCAAGCCTGATACTGCTGGATGGGGTACATATCCGCATTTCTCAAACGCGCCGGCCATTATCTGTTTGAACAGCGAGTTGTCGAGCTTCATTAAAACAGGCTCATTGCGATGGTACTGAACGACGTTTGCACCGGCTTTCAGACCCCGCTGGAATAAAGACGGCGAACGTGGATCGACAGCCTCATCTAAGGCATTAGACGGCCCTAACTCGTTCAACGAAGCCTTCGGGAAATTGAATCAACACATGCAGGACTTAAGTTCGCCGATTCATGTCAGGGGGCATGGATTATTTACCATAGCCTCAAGCAGGAACACTAGCACACTCTTCGTCTAGGGAGCTGACGCCCTGGCAGGCTGAACGGTCAGGTCGATTTGGGAAGACACTGTGCACGATGCGGAGAGTGTGATCATACGATCATTTCTGCGCAGGGGCTATCTGCTGTAACTCGAATATCAGACTGGCGGATCCGAAGACAAGCGCAAGGGAAGACAGCAGTCAATGTGAGTGGCCaatgagggaaagaaggctAGGATGATTGGTAACGATATGGATGGCTGTTGTGATATGAGTGAGACAACACTCGATGTGAGTGGCCACTCAAGAACCAGACTAAGATGGCTGGGCAAGACATGGATGGCCGTCAGGAAACGGGCTCGAAGAACCCATGTCCATTTGTAAAGAAACGGAGTACAGCCGCTATTGCAACCGTTGCGGGACAACTATGCATGTCAGGCTCGCTCACTTGACCACGAGGAACAAAGCCGAAGAGTCTAGTCCTCGAAGTCTCAGAACCCCGCTATGGTGCCACGCCAAACTCAAAGAAACAATTGCTGGCACTGTTGGTGCCCGGAATGGGGTTACATAGTTTGTATGCAACTTTATAAGGTTAGCGGGACTATATGACTCTGGGCTCAGAAACGCCCGGGTACGAATTCCTGAAGGTGTAAGAATGATGTTGTTTGTAGGCTATTGCCGCAGCTAAATACAAGAACATGGTAAGCTTGATGAGGAATGTACAtgctctgcagcagcgctaCTTGCGGATTCTAGTTGTTTTGACCCATGATGTACACCTGCAAGTAGATTGCACAGATTGCTCAATGGGCAACATTAAATAAGAACCACGATGACCGAAAGCTCGGCAACGCCAGCGACGATGTGGATGGTCATATATGCGTTTCATACCAGAACACCCTCGTCATCACCAACGTTGACGTACTTTTTCAATTTCGGAAACGTTGCTGCCCACTCGCGCGACACTTGCCAGTTCTCGTACGCGTACAAGCCGGCCTCGAAACTCGGCGTCGGCATCAGTTCCCCGTTCTCATTGGTGTAGATAAACTCCTGGTCCCCCGGCCACCGGAAGTGGATTGAGCGCATGTACATCATCACTGAGTGTCGGGGGTCTTGTATCTGCTGCGCCTTGTGTATCAAACGATCGCGGAGGCCCGGCCATGGGAGGAAGTCGATGCAAACGGGATGCGGGATGGTCTTTTGAATTTCGGTTGGATATAGCCAGGTTGGGACATCGCGTTGGGTTTCTTCGTCAGGGCAGAGGCGCCACTAGCCAGGATGTTAGGCGGGAGAAAATATATGGTTGCCAGTTGTGTAGGAGGAGCTTACTCGTAGAAAGCGATACATCACCACATAGCAAGCAAACAGAGTACGGACATTTGCCGGGCGCACTTGGCTGAAGACGAGGCCAAGGATCTGGATGACTGGATTGTCGGTCGACGCTGGGCGAAAGACATGTATTAGAGACGGCGTGCGAGGAAGCCGCGTCGGATTCGAGAGGCTTGTGTTGAGGCCCTGGTGAGcgcggaggaggatggaaaagGTCGAGTACTCGAGGCATTCGTAGTACGAGCGATGGTCTACTCCGCACCGGCAGTCGACAGGGACATTATTATCGGGTTCCCCAAGTACTGGCGCAGGAACGAGCATGGGTAGCTTATCTgcggggaggagaagcaTGTCCTGCGCGTTGGGAAGCGGCCGCGGTTGCGGAAGCGAGGTGGACGAGTTGCCGGCGGTACCGACGGGACTGGGCGTTTCCGCGAGATCaaaacaagagaaatatCGCGACTGATCCCGCAGTCTTTCGTTGAGGACGCGAACTTGATCGGTGAGCGACTGGACGGCCTGCTGTAAATTGGTGACTTGTGTTTCCAGGTTCTCCATCTGccgcttctgctgctcgcgTTTGGCCTTGTGGTTGATACGGTCGGCCTGTCGTTTGCGCGCCAGCTGGGCTTCGGTCCGTCGACGCTTCTTCTGAACGCCCTCGGTAGGCGTGGGAGGCGTTGAATGTTCTACCTCCATATTCAACTTCCTTTCTCGGATTCAGAGCTTGGATTCAGCTagaaggctgagaagacAGGTGGAGGATACCAGAGTTAGATAAGACCCGGCTGCAGGCGGGTTCAGGGCAACCCCGCATTCTGGCTGCCCACGGGGTTCTCTCAGCTTGGCTTCCGGTCGGCGACCACTCGATTCGCTTCCACTTCACGAGGCTATCCAAAATTCGAACCTCGGACTCTCTACGCGTACGTCATTTCGATCCTGATGCCGTTTCACGTTCCTTGAAGTTGAGTCTGCCTACGTATGTGCTTCTGGCCAGCCCTTCATTGAGCACCTGATCAACCAACCTTGGATTGTTCCTGCGGGTCTTCCGCGATCGTTCCTAGCTTGCCCCGTGTTACTGACTCGCGCCTCGACTAGGGACCGTCGAATTATCAAGCAATTTACCGTATCCCTGATCATAGCAAGCATTTGCTTTGAGTCATCGATCCAGCTAGATCTACAGATCTCGTTCAATCTCCATTAGCTACCCCGGATTGCTCCCGTTCCGACGATACCCTGCCCCGCCCCTGCAGCGCGCGAAGACGCATTGAGCCTTTTTGGGATGGATCAATGTGGATAATGGTTATAtcggtggctgtggttgtCGGAAGAACCCGGTGACGCGCATCCTGGCACGAGTCCATAGGCGTCTCGTTATTACGGGCTTCAATCAGTACCCCAGCACTACTCCAAGCTACATACGAAGGATTGTGGCCTCTCGTGATTCGCGTTACGCCTCTGCCATGCAATTACGGGCTGCGAGGGGGATAATTAATGGTGTCAAATCCCGAAATGAAGCGGCCAGGTTGATTGCGGCAGTCCACAAAAAACCATGGCCTGCTCTCAATAACGTCTAGTCACGATGACTCGCTGGGAAATCCAGTTGACACTGATACTCCCCATTGCGACTGTTGATGCGGCGAGGCAAAACGCTTTTGTGGTTGAGAGACTCAAATCCATGGTTGATATGCCCTCGAGCACGTGCCTCGGATAATGGAAGTCCCGGGTGGTCGACGTCGACAAGACATTATTGAAACTAAGGACACTAATGACACAATAATTTCAATTAGCGAAAAGCGCCCAAAGATTGCCCGTCATTGGATGCTGGTTTCCCAAAATGAACTGATTTCTCTCTTTGGATCTCTTCCACCAATCAAGGCCGTAGGAACTTTCTGCGACGCGAAGCTCTCGTACATGACCCACACAGGATCTTGAACCCGACTCCTATTGAGTCGTTTGGATTTGCTCACGCAGGGCGAGACCATACTCCAGGTTTTATTTCTAGCTTACGACATCTCTGATTGATTTGCCAGAGGATGTTGTTATTTCGAGTTTGTGATGCCGCATGTCAAATCCAGCAACAATGCGTGTCAGAGGCAACCTGATTATTCGATGCAAGCCAGAAGCGCTGGAGCGATATAAGAAGTGTTGGTAGTTGTGAGCACCACCAAAAGCACACCTCATATAAACTCAATATCTCCTCGAGGAATAATCGCGGCGACCCTCTGCAAACAATAGCGCccgagaagaaaacaaaacGAACATCCTACTACGCCTTGGCTTGATCTCCTGCGACACGTCCTGATGGTTCAAGGATAGAGACGGCATGCGAATTTTTGATTTCATATTCCTCAAGAACCCCCGACTTCGCGACAATGGGCTCTCTGGGTCACGGCATAATGAGCTGGTCGCATGATCGAGATGCGACACTCGCCGAAACACGCGACAGCCAGGCTGTCGGT
This genomic interval carries:
- a CDS encoding bZIP transcription factor (transcript_id=CADANIAT00006403), producing MEVEHSTPPTPTEGVQKKRRRTEAQLARKRQADRINHKAKREQQKRQMENLETQVTNLQQAVQSLTDQVRVLNERLRDQSRYFSCFDLAETPSPVGTAGNSSTSLPQPRPLPNAQDMLLLPADKLPMLVPAPVLGEPDNNVPVDCRCGVDHRSYYECLEYSTFSILLRAHQGLNTSLSNPTRLPRTPSLIHVFRPASTDNPVIQILGLVFSQVRPANVRTLFACYVVMYRFLRWRLCPDEETQRDVPTWLYPTEIQKTIPHPVCIDFLPWPGLRDRLIHKAQQIQDPRHSVMMYMRSIHFRWPGDQEFIYTNENGELMPTPSFEAGLYAYENWQVSREWAATFPKLKKYVNVGDDEGVLVYIMGQNN